AACTGCGCTTTTTAATGAGATTTAAACGAGAGAGCAGGAATCTCTCTTTTTTTATTGCAAATACTCCCAACGACAGGATGGAAATGTTCTGGTAGTTTATAAAAGAACGGTCGTGCATGGGCCCGCCGGCCGGTAGTAGAAACGCAAAAAAGCAAAAGAAGGAAAGAGGGAGTGGACGTATGAATGAACAATTAATTATCTGTATTGTGATTTTTGCAGTAACCTTACTCAGCTACATTTTAAACAGGATACCCATGTGGGTTACATCCCTGTTGTCGCTGGCAGCCCTGTATGTTACCGGATGCATAGATTCTGCCGGGGCGTTGTCCGGCTTCTCCAACACGAATACGATCTTGATGGGTACCATGTTTGTTGTGGCTGCCGGATTCCGCCGGACTTCCATGGTGGATACCATGTGCAAAGGACTTATGAAGATGACCCGCGGCTCGTTCCGCATGGCTTATCTTGGATATTTGATCCTGGCAGCCATCCTGACGAATTTTATTGCAAGCCCCATGGTCGTTTATGCGATCGTGTCCCCGCTTTTGGCGGCTCTCTGCGATAATACGGGAACCAGCCGGTCCAAAATGATGTTTCCCATGATGGTCGTCTGTGTATCCTGCTGTGGGATACTTCCGCTTCCGACTGCGATCCAGATGGCAGGGCAGTTCAGCGGATTTTTAGAGACTTACGGTTTTGATATGGTGTTCCAGCCGGTGAATTTCCTGATCGGGGCATGGCCGGTCCTGTTTGTATCCATTCTCTGGGCGCTGTTTTTAGGACCGAAATTCTGTCCGGAGGAACCGGTGCTTCCGATCACCACAAAAGCGGACAAGGGACAGACTGGGCAGCAGAAGCTTTCTCCTTTTGCGGATAAGGCAGGAATCCTGATCTTTTTCGTGACGATTTTTGCACTGATCTTTTCGGCCCAGCTTCACCTGGCTACCTGGCTGATCGCTCTGGTGGGAAGCCTGCTGATGGTCTTGGTGGGAACCGTGGACCAGAAAGCGGCTCTCCGGGATATTCCGTGGGATATGCTGATGTTGTTTGCGGGAGCCCTTGCACTTGGAAACGGTCTGACAGCTACGGGAGCAGGTGATGCCATCGGCAACTGGCTTGCAGTCGCAGTGGGTGGAACACATAACAACTATGTGTTAGGCGCGTTGTTCTTCCTTATTCCGTTCTGCATTACACAGTTTATGCTGAACCGTGCGGTGTCGGCTGTATTTGTCCCGATCTGCCTGCTCACATGCCAGGCGCTGGGCGCCAATCCCATTGGACTGATCCTTCTGGTCAATGCGGGAAGCCTGACCGCTTTCCTGACTCCCATGGCAACCCCGGCTGTTGCCATGTGTATGAGCGACGGAGGATATGATCTGAAGACGATTATAAAAAGTGGTTCCCTGATCACGCTGATCCTTCCCGTTGTGTATATTTTTTATACCATGACGGTGTTCCCGGCGTTTTAACAGGTGATGGCAGCGGGAGGAGAACCGACAAAATTTCACAGGGAATATATCATTTCAGGAGGTCACAGATGAAAATAACAGACGTGAAACTTATATTTGCAAAGCATTATCTTTTTGTCCATGTCTGCACCGATGAAGGAATCACCGGTCTGGGCGAGGCGGGAAACTGGGGGTATCTGGATGCCACGGCGGCGGCTGTCAGAAAGTTCATCCCCTATTTGATCGGAAAAGATCCATTTCGCATCGAAGACATCAATCAGAATTTATACCGTTCCGTGTATTTCCGCGGTTCCGTGATCATGAGCGCCATCTCTGCGATCGATATTGCCCTCTGGGATATCAAGGGCAAAAAGCTGGGAGTGCCGGTCTTTGAGCTGTTGGGGGGAAGGGTTCGGGAGAAAGTCCGTGTATATGCCTCGCCCATGAGTAAAGCCACGGATCCTGACACGCTGGTATCCGGGTACCGGGAGCTGAAAAAGCAGGGATTTAACGCTGCAAAGATCTTTGTAAACGGTCCGGTGCGCAGTCAGGATGGACGGGACGAGTTCTTTTCCGGACGGGTGGAGGATGAACTGGAGAAGGTCCGAATCTGCCGGGAGGCCGTGGGCCCGGATTTTGATCTGATCCTGGAGGTTCACCGGGGAATGACTATGCCGGAAGCAGTCGCCTTTGGCCGTGAGGTTGCAAAATACCGTCCGATGGTGTTGGAGGACCCGGTTACCCCGGATAATATTGATACCATGGCGGAGGTGGCTTCCAGGGTCCATGTCCCCATCGCCACAGGGGAACGGTTCATAAACTTAAAGGAGTTTGAGATGCTTCTGTGCCGTCATGCGGCCCAGTATATCCGTCCGGATGTATGTGCCGTGGGCGGGATCACAACCAGCAAAAAGATCTGCGCGGTTGCGGAGGCCCATGACGTGCTTGTCATACCCCACAATCCTTTAGGGCCTGTGTCCACAGCTGCCTGCCTTCAGATCTGTGCTTCGATTCCCAACCTGGGGATCCAGGAGCTTCCGGAATTCTGCTTAAACGGTGCAGAGGATGCAATGGTGAAGCAGCCCCTGCGCTTTGAGAACGGCTGCATGCTGATCCCTGATGCACCAGGTATCGGAGTTGAACTGGCGGAGGATGCCCCAGAGCGCTATCCGGCAAACGAGAGAGGGAGCAATGAAGCAAGAAGGGCTTTTGACGGAGCGGTCAAAGACTGGTGACCGGTTGGAAGGGAGCTTAAAAAAGAAGGGTAAGAGGGTGTTGGTATGAACACAGATATGCTGACTGCAGTCAGTTGTTCATTTCGCTGGATCAACTGCCAGTGCTTTGAGATCAGGCTGCCAGGTGGAAAAACGATCATTACGGATCCCTGTTATGATTATCCGGAAAACCCGGACTCACCTCTTGCGGATCTGTTCCGCTTGAGAGGATTTACTACAAATGACATAGACGCCTGTGATTATATTATCTTAAATCATACACATGGCGACCATATTGCCAATCTCGGAGAATTGATCGGGCGGTACCAACGACGGCATGGACGAGCGGCTGAGAGAGCTTTGCCCCAATATTGCCCTGCGCAACAAGATCACCAACGATCTGGATGTGGAACAGGTTGCCGGAGACTGGTATCAGTTTATGGCCCAAAGCCGCGCGCAGTTTGTGATCCCCATGCATTTTGAGGTGTGGGAAAACCAGGAGCCGGGTTTTGCAAAACAAACCTTCCGGCGTGCAAATGAAAAAGCGGAGCAGTCCGGAGTGCATTGCAGGATCATGTCGCCGGAGCGGACACAGTGGTATCAGGTGTCCATGGGGATCGGTAAGTAGATATCAGAAAAGAAAAAGGATGGCGTGAGTCATCCTTTTTTAACCTTTGCCTGATAGGCCTCCCCCCAGTTCCACATCGCGTCTAAAATGGGTTTCAGGCTATGTCCTGTCTCGGTCAGGGAATATTCGACTCGCGGCGGAACTTCCGCATAGACTTTGCGGTGAACGAGACCCTGCGCTTCCATGTCCCGGAGCTGAGCAGTCAATACTTTTTGCGACACATGGCCAATAGACTTTTTTAATTCGCCAAATCGTTTCGTACCTGGCAGCAGATCCCGCAGGATGAGTATCTTCCATTTATTTTCGATCAACATCAGCGTTGTTTCTACAGGGCAGGCCGGCAATTCTGTTTTCTCCAAATCCTCACATCCCTTCCAATAGTATCTTTTTGATATCTGGGGTATAATTTTATCCTTACCATATATTTATACCCTACAACCTTATTATAAGAGTGGAAAGAGCAAAATACAAGCTCTCTAAAATCATTTTAAAAATAAAGGTAACCGTAATGAACGATGTTGTGAAGCTTTTGGAAGTTAACCCGCCCCAAGAGTACATACTGTAAGCAGATATAGAAGAAAGCCCCGTAAGCGATGCGCTTATGAGGCCTTTTCTGGTTGTAGCCATATGGTTTTGCAGAGACTGATCGTTATCCGTTCATTCTGCTTACTGCATGATCAGGTTGATATTCCGGAAGGTTACATCCGCGCCCCGTGCCACGAACATCCCCACATACACATTGCTGGAATCCAGTGCGGTCAGAGGGAAATCAAAGCCTGCGGAAACCGGCGGGTTGTCGCCGAAGATGCAGGTGTAGCCGTCTGAGGACTTGCGGATCTCCATATGGACGGTCTCGCCGGCGCTGTAGGTCTTGGTGGCAGTGGTGCCGCCGATCAGCTCGCCGTTTTTGCGGGCAAAGCAGTTCCAGGGCTGGTCGGAGGCGGACATCAGAGGACCGGCGGCAACATAGTCGCCTAAGGTGTCGTTGAGTACCGTATCCAGATAGATGTCATCCCGGACCATCAGGCCGAAGGAGTTTAAGTTGGTGTTGTTTAAGCTGTTGATGGTCACATCTGTGGTCAGGGTAAAGTTCCTGTCTGCGGGAACCGCCTGGTAGTACATGGCGATGCCGTCACTTCCCGGAGCGATCTTGCCGACCGGATAATTGCGGATGGCGGAGGAGTTTACACCCACTGCCATCTGGATGGAACCGTCGCTGTTTGGCTGCATCTGGAAATACATGTTGTTCAAATATTCATAGCCGTCTACATCTCCGAATACAGTTCCTTTCCAGTCGCCTGCAGGGGACCAGAAGGAGCTTAAGGAAGTGGGTGCGGTAAATGACCGGCCCGCGTAGTTAGGATTCAGGGAGGTGTCGGAATATACCGGCGGCTGCGGATTGGCGATCACGTAGTTTTTAAGGTCGCAGTTAGTCTGAAGCAGCTCGTCCACAATAAACCAGGCGTTGCAGGCCGCGCCGTAAAGGTTGGTGTGGGTGTTGTCGATGCTGACTTCCCTCTCGGAAGTCCATGCATGGCGGTTCTTCACGCCGTCGGCGCCCAGGCGCTCGTAGACGTCTCGGGTGCGGGCGGTTAAGTCCAGCACTGGAACACTCTTGCCAACACCCAGCTTTTTGATGGCTTTGGCATAATCGCCGCCGGAGAAATTTCCTTCTTCGTTCTTAACATCGGAGGTGATATGGCCGCTTTCACCGGTGTAGTTGTTGCCGCGGTCCCGGCGCACGATCGGAGTGCATAAGATCGGGGTGACGCCCCGTTCTCTTGCTTCCTGAATGTATTTGTCAAAGAGGTAGTTCTGGAAGGACCCGACGATGCTTACGGAACCGTTCGGGTTGGTGTAGCGTCCCAATTCCGCCCGTTCGTCATTGTGACCGAAGCCGATGATCAGGTAATCGCCCTTCTTCATGTTCTGGAGCAGGTGGCTGTACTGTACGGTGTCCAGATAGCTTTTGGAGCTGGTTCCGGATACGGCCAGGTTCTGGATATTGATACCGTTAAAATACTGGCCCAGCTGGGTGCCCCAGCCGTAGCGGGGGGAGTAGTAGGTATCGTCCTGGAAGGCCGCAGCCGTGGAGTCTCCCACGATCCACAGGGTAGGCTGGTTCTGGACGGTCCCGGTGACGCCTGTGGGGCCGCCGCTTAAAGGCGAGGGACTGGAAGGCCCCTGGCCGGACTGGTTTGTTTCAGACGGAGCCATGCCCGCCGTTACGGATGCCAGTGCGGGGACTGCGGAAAATGCGGTGGTCACTGCACAGGCGCAGCCTATCAGAAGTGCTTTGATACGGGTGAGTCTTTTCTTCATGTATGTATTCTCCTAAGCTAGATTTTAATTCCAATATTCCACATTATACATGATTGGGGTTTGATTGCCAAGCGGTTTGGGAGATCGTAAGATTTTTTTAATGAACGGCGGAGGGGAACGTCCGCAAATGGGGGCAGGGGATGAAATCGGGGACCGGAGGCGGATTGTCGTCGGCGGGAAATCCTAACTTTGTGGCAGCGGCGAAACCGGGGCGCCGGGGACAGTCGAACCGAATTCTTGATGAATTCGCTTCTCCGGTCCCCTCTCAGCCTGACGTGGTGCGTCAGGCTGAGTCCCCGGTTTTGCCGCTGCCGCAAGCTAAGGATTTCTTCGCCTCCGCAATATGCCTCCGGTCCCCGATTTCATCCCCTGCCCCCATTTGCGGACTGTGCCCTGGCGGCCGCTGGGAAGGAAGGGCAAAACCTAAGAGCAAAAACTTAAAAGCAGAGTTTGATTGGTTTAATGTTTTAGGCGTTCTAAGTCGGTGTAGAACTCTGGGTAGGAGATGTTGACGCATTCGGCGCCCAGGATCTCGGTTTCGCCGTCGGCGAGGCAGGCGGTGACGGCGAAGGTCATGGCGATGCGGTGGTCCAGTTTGCTGTCGATGACGGCGCCGTGGAGTGGTTTGCCGCCGTGGATGATCATGCCGTCTTCGGTTTCTTCTACGTCGGCGCCCATGGCGTTTAGGTTGCGGACCATGACTTCGATGCGGTTGGATTCTTTGACTTTTAGCTCGGCGGCGTCGCGGATGATCGTGTCGCCTTCTGCGAAACAGGCCATGGCGGCGATCATGGGCAGCTCGTCGATCAAGGTGGGGATGATGGGGCCGCTTATGACTGTGCCGTGGAGGGCGCTGCTGCGGACCAGGAGGTCGGCGGTCGGTTCTCCGTCGGATCTGGGGTTTAGCAGCGTGATGTTGGCGCCCATGTCGCGGCATACGTGAAGGATGCCGTCACGGGTCGGGTTGATGCCTACGCCCTGGATCAGGATCTCGGAGCCTGGGATCAGAAGGCCGGCGGCTATGAAGAAGGCGGCGGAGGAGATGTCGCCTGGGATCATGATCTGCTGGCCGTATAGTTCGGAGGCTGGGCGGATGATGGCTGTGGTGCCTTCGGTGCGGACGTCTGCGCCGAAACGGGAGAGCATCAGCTCTGTGTGGTTTCGGGAGATGTAGGGTTCGGTTACCCTGGTGTCGCCGTCGGCGTAGAGACCGGCCAGGAGAATAGCTGATTTGACCTGGGCGGAGGCTACGGGTGACTGGTAGTGGATGCCGTGGAGGGGGCTTCCTGTTATCTCAAGGGGGGCGCAGCCATTTCCGCGTAAGCTGCGGATCTGGGCGCCCATCTGGGCGAGTGGGTCTATGATCCGTTTCATGGGGCGCTTCTGGATGGAAGCGTCACCGGTCAGGGTTACGGTGAAATCCTGGGCCGCCAGGATGCCGGAGATCAGTCTTGTGGTGGTGCCGCTGTTGCCGCAGTCTAAGGTGGAATGCGGTTTTTTTAAGCCGTGAAGGCCGTTTCCGTGTATCAGGACGGCGGAGCCGTTATTTTCTATCTCGACGCCCATGCTGCGGAAGCAGGATATGGTGGAAAGGCAGTCTGCACCCTGTAAAAAATGATGGATCTCCGTGGTGCCTTTGGCGATGGAGCCAAACATGACGCTCCGGTGGGAGACGGATTTGTCGCCGGGAATGGTGATCTCTCCTCTGAGAGCACTGCATTTGCTGAATTTCATGTGGTTGTCCTCCTGGTCCTACTGGGTCTTTATTAGTTCGTAGTTGTATTTTTTGAGCTGCTCCCATGCCTGGTTCATGGCCTGTTCGTCGTAGAAGGTGATCCTCAGGGCCCCTTCCCCGTGCTCGCGGTTGTGGTTGATGCCGATGTTGCAGATGCTGATTCCCCGTGCGCTTAAGATGCAGGACAGGGTGGAGATGCCGCCCGGCTCGTCCACGATGTCTACAGTGAAGGAGTAATCCGGCGTCACGGAGCCGCGGGTGGCATCGGAGATGGAACTGCGGTAGGCCCGGGAGGTGTCAAACAGGCTGTGGACGGCGGAGCTGTCCCTGTTTTGCAGGTCGTTGTAAATCTGCTGCAGGGAGGATATGTAGGCTTCGAGCATCTGAAGGATATTGTCGGTGTTGGTCATGCAGATCTGCTCCCATACCTCAGGGGAGGAGGAGGCGATCCGCGTGATGTCCTTAAAACCGCCTGCCGCAAGGCGTTTCATCAGGCCCTCCTGGTTGTCGCAGTCTTTTACCAGGTTTACCAGGCTGGATGCGATCAGGTGGGGCAGATGGCTGATGGCTGCCGTGATCCGGTCATGCTCCCGGTAGTCTAAAACGATCGGGATGGAGCCAGTCAGCTTTGCCACGGCTACCATGCGCTCTGTGTCTGCCTCGCAGGTCTTTGCGGTCGGGGTGATGATGTAGTAGGCGTTTTCCAGAAGGTGGTCGGTGGCGTTTTCATAGCCGGTCTTCTCGGAACCGGCCATGGGATGGCCGCCGATAAACACATCCTCCATGCCAAGGTCTGTTACTACCTGATGGATGTTGGTCTTGGTGCTGCCCACGTCTGTAAGGATGGCGCCAGGTTTTAAGTATGGGCGGATAGAGGATAAGTACTGGGCATTGTATTCCACCGGGGTGCATAAAAAAATAATATCACATTCCAGGAGCTCCGCCCCCACGCCGTCCAGGATCACATCCACGATACCGTCCTGGTGTGCCTGCTCAAGCTTGGAGCGGGTGCGCATATAGGCAAGGATCTTCGCGTCCGGGCAGGAGCGCCGGATCCCTTTTGCGATCGAGCCGCCGATCAGCCCGAAACCGATAAAGCCAAAGGTAGAATCTTTCACAGTAAATTCCTCCGTTGTAATCACTATAATAACTGGTATTTTACCCTATGGGGACGGGGGTGTCAATACTTCAATACGTTACACTTCGACGCTTTAAAGTGAATGAATAAAATAATTTGTGCAAATCGTCTGTTTTGCTTGAAATTTTCTAACTTTTTTAGTAAAATGTCATCATAAGACTAATTTTGAAGCACAGGAGGGAATTTTATGAACGTTTATGGAACAAACAAGATCCGTAACGTCGTGTTGCTCGGTCATGGCGGGGCGGGTAAGACGACGGTTGCAGAGGCGCTGGCACTGGTAACCGGAGTCACCAAACGTATGGGCAAGGTCACGGATGGCAATACCATCAGCGATTTTGACAAAGAAGAGATCAAACGTCAGTTTTCCATCTCCACCTCTCTGATTCCGTTAGAGTACGAGGGCGATGACGGTATGATGAAGATTAACATCCTGGATACGCCGGGATATTTCGATTTTGTCGGTGAAGTGGAGGAGGCGGTCAGCGTGGCCGATGCCGCTATCATCGTTGTGAACTGTAAGGCAGGCATTGAGGTAGGCACAGAGAAGGCATGGGAGATGTGCGATAAGCTGAAACTGCCCCGTATCATTTTTGTCACCAATATGGATGACGACCATGCAAGCTACAGGGAGCTGGTGCTGAAGCTGGAGAGAAGATTCGGAAGAAGCGTAGCGCCGTTCCAGCTGCCGATCCGTGAGAATGAAAAGTTTGTCGGGTACGTAAACGTGGTCAAGATGGCCGGCAGACGTTTCACCAATCTGAGTGATTACGAAGAATGTGAGATTCCCGAGTACTCCATGAAGAACTTAGGCATTGCAAGAGACGCGCTGTTAGAGGCGGTGGCTGAGACCAGCGAGGAGTATATGGAGCGCTATTTCTCAGGGGAGGAGTTTACCCAGGAGGAGATCCAGGGCGCGCTTCGGGAACATGTGATAGATGGATCGATCGTCCCGGTGCTGATGGGTTCCGGTATCAACTGCCAGGGCTTCAAGACCCTGTTACAGGTGATCGACCGTTATCTGCCCACCCCGGATAAGTTTGAGTGTATCGGTGTGGACGTATCTACAGGCGAGCGTTTTACCGCCAGGTACAACGACGAGGTGTCCTTATCCGCCAGAGTGTTTAAGACCATTGTGGACCCGTTTATCGGCAAATACTCCATGATGAAGATCTGTACCGGTATCTTAAAGCCGGACAGCACGATCTACAATGTCAACAAGGATGCTGAGGAGAAGGTCGGCAAGGTTTACTTACTCCGCGGCAAGGATGTGATCGAGGTTCCGGAGCTGAGAGCCGGGGATATCGGCGCTGTGGCAAAGCTTAACGTGACCCAGACCGGCGATACCATTGCGCTCAGAAGCGCACCGATCGTTTACCACAAGCCGGAGATCTCCACGCCTTATACCTATATGAGATATAAGACCGTGACCAAGGGAGACGAGGATAAGGTGTCCACCGCGCTTGCGAAGCTGACCGAGGAAGATTTGACCTTAAAGCCGGTCAACGACAAAGAGAACCGTCAGCTTCTTCTGTACGGCATCGGCGACCAGCAGCTTGAGGTTGTGGTCAGCAAGCTTCTGAACCGTTACAAAGTAGAGGTAGAACTGAGCAAGCCGAAGTTTGCATTCCGTGAGACCATCCGCAAGAAAGTGGAGGTTCAGGGTAAGTACAAGAAGCAGTCCGGCGGACACGGGCAGTACGGGGATGTCAAGATGTCCTTTGAGCCGTCCGGCGATCTGGAGAAACCGTACATATTTGAGGAGCGCGTATTCGGCGGGGCAGTTCCGAGAAACTACTTCCCGGCGGTTGAGAAGGGCGTGCAGGAGAGCTGCGTGAAGGGTCCGCTTGCGGCATATCCGGTGGTAGGCGTGAAGGCAACCCTGCTGGATGGTTCCTATCATCCGGTGGATTCCTCTGAGATGGCGTTTAAGACAGCTTCCATGATGGCGTTTAAGAAAGGCTTTATGGATGCCAATCCTGTGCTCTTAGAGCCGATCGCATCCCTGAAGGTGACAGTTCCGGATAAGTTCACCGGTGATATTATGGGCGATTTGAACCGCAGGCGCGGCCGCGTGCTGGGAATGAATTCCAACCATAACGGCAAGCAGGTGATCGAGGCGGATATCCCCATGTCCGAGCTGTACGGATACAATACAGATCTGCGTTCCATGACCGGCGGCATCGGTACGTATGAGTACGAGTTTGCACGTTATGAGCAGGCTCCTGGCGATATCGTGAAGAAGGAAGTGGAAGCGAGAGCGTCCAAGGTAGACAAATTAGATGTTTAATGATATGATGAATTAAGGTTTTACAGTGAGAGAAGCAGGTGTATGCCTGCTTCTTTTTCTAAAGATACGGCAGAAAACGATACAGGATGCAGACATGATTGAGGAGAACGATGAGCGAGAGAAAATATTTTTCCAGGATAGGCTGGGTTTATGCGGTTTATATTCTTGTGACGATTGGGGCGCAATTAGGGATCGGCGCGCTGATAGCACGGTTTCAGGATATCCTTCCTATGTGGATCTATGATGGGAACATGCTGCTTTTATTGTCCCAGGCGGTCATGTACGTCATAGCATTTCCGGTATTTGCGCTGATGATGAGGCGGATCCCGCCATGCCGGATGACCGAGCCGAAGACCATAGAATTTAAGCGGTTCCTGGTCCTTCTGGTTGTCTGTTTCGGTGCTGTCTATATTGGCAATATGGTAGGCACAGGCCTTATGAAGATTGTGGAGATCCTGACGGGGACGAAGAATATCAATCCGGTGGACGACCTCCTGGGCGAGATGAACCTGGCTGCGGTGGGGCTGACTACTGTCATCATTGCACCGGTCATGGAGGAACTGATGTTTCGGAAGTATCTGGTGGACAGGCTGGTCCCCTATGGACAGAAGACCGCCGTGGTCATGTCCGGGCTGGCGTTTGCCCTGTTCCATGGAAACTTTTACCATTTTTTCTACGCAGCGGTCCTGGGTATGATATTTGCGTACATATACAGCAGTACCGGGAAGCTCCGGTATACCATTATCCTGCACATGATCATCAACTTTGTGGGCGGGGTCCTGGTCCTGCTCCTGTCGCGGGGGATCGACAGAGGGATCTCTGCGGCATATACCTTATCGACATTTCTGGGGATCTTCTGCCTGGTGAGTATCATCGCGGCAGTGGTGCTCACCTGTGTTTATTTTAGGCGCCTTTCCTGGTTTAAAGGCTGGGAGGAGACGGAGCGAGGCGTGGTGCTCACAGTCCTTAGCGCGCCGGGGATGTGGGCGTTCATGGCAGCAGGGATATTATTGTTTCTGCTGGGATAACAGGAATCGTCTGCGCTGGTGCTGGTGTTTTAGCTTGAAACAGGGCGCCTGATCCTAAGACGGTAATGAGAGCCGGATTTACAAAAAATATTGGGATAATTCGGCTGTGCATTTTGTAGAAAAGGATATGTAAAAGATTATTTATGGGGAGCCTTACAGCTCCCCGGTCAAAAACATCGTAAAGTTGGCAGTCGCCACAAGCTTTCCATCCTCGTTAGTAATATTCACCTGGTTCACCACGGTCCGCCTTCCTTTGTGGATCGCATTGGCCTCAATATAGATGGTCCCCTCGGAAATCCCCCGCAAAAACTGGATACTGCTGCACTGGGTCACATTGGCAACCCCGTAGGCGTAGGCCGCCATTCCTGCCGCCGTATCACACAGGGCGAAGATCGCGCCTCCGTGCAGATTGCCATAGAGATTTAAAACGCCCTTTGGGATCGTGAATGCAAGCCGGGAATGTCCCGGCGAGATCTCCAGGATCTGTGTTGTCTCAAGTCCGTCCAGGGACTGGACGTGGCGGCGGATGCCTTCCATAATCGATTCATTGATGTTGCTGTTATTGATATTGTCCAAGGTTTTTGTCTCCTTTTTGTCAAAATTATATCATGAATAATCCCGATAAATACAATATCCTGCAAATCCTGCATATTCTACCGAAATATAGTAAAGTCAAAGCATAGCTGCAAAACCCCTGAATTTTAGGCAATATTACGGGATCGCGAATGGAATATCTGTACTATATTACCATAAACGAGCGCATCTTACAATGGATGAGGCCAATTATAGAAAGAACCTATCAATCATGCACAAAACTCATGTGAGCGCCGATTGGATATTTCCGGCGTGGTCATTTATAATAAAACCATCGAGATTGTAAAAAAAATAACAAGAATACAATCCATAAGAAAGAAGGAGGTTCACCAGATGAGCAAATTATCAAAAGAACAGTTCCAGGCATATTTAAAGCAGATCAGGGAGCTGGCAGAAGGGCCGCTTGAGGAGATCCAGAAGGAAGTGGAAGTGACCAACAAATTCCCGCAGGAGTTCTACGACCTGGCGATTCAGAATGATCTATACCGCTGCGCGCTGCCGGAGCAGTACGGCGGTTACGGATTGTCCGAACTTGAGATCTTACAGGTACAGGAGGAGTTCTCCAGAGGACCGGGCGGCATGAGAATGCACCTGCACTACGCAATGGATCTAAACTGGAGAATCCTGGATGACTACGGCAATGAAGAATTGAAGAAAGAGTACATGCCGAAATTCCAGGATAAGAGCGTATTCACCTGCTTCGCCCTGACTGAGGCGACCGGCGGTACCGGCGCAGACTTACACTGCATGGCTCTGCGCGATGGCGACGACTATGTGTTAAACGGTGAGAAGACCCTGATCTCCCACACCGACTGCTGCGAATTTGCATATGTGATCGCAGTGACCAACCCGGATTCCGATAA
This portion of the Clostridium sp. AN503 genome encodes:
- a CDS encoding SLC13 family permease, which translates into the protein MNEQLIICIVIFAVTLLSYILNRIPMWVTSLLSLAALYVTGCIDSAGALSGFSNTNTILMGTMFVVAAGFRRTSMVDTMCKGLMKMTRGSFRMAYLGYLILAAILTNFIASPMVVYAIVSPLLAALCDNTGTSRSKMMFPMMVVCVSCCGILPLPTAIQMAGQFSGFLETYGFDMVFQPVNFLIGAWPVLFVSILWALFLGPKFCPEEPVLPITTKADKGQTGQQKLSPFADKAGILIFFVTIFALIFSAQLHLATWLIALVGSLLMVLVGTVDQKAALRDIPWDMLMLFAGALALGNGLTATGAGDAIGNWLAVAVGGTHNNYVLGALFFLIPFCITQFMLNRAVSAVFVPICLLTCQALGANPIGLILLVNAGSLTAFLTPMATPAVAMCMSDGGYDLKTIIKSGSLITLILPVVYIFYTMTVFPAF
- a CDS encoding mandelate racemase/muconate lactonizing enzyme family protein; the protein is MKITDVKLIFAKHYLFVHVCTDEGITGLGEAGNWGYLDATAAAVRKFIPYLIGKDPFRIEDINQNLYRSVYFRGSVIMSAISAIDIALWDIKGKKLGVPVFELLGGRVREKVRVYASPMSKATDPDTLVSGYRELKKQGFNAAKIFVNGPVRSQDGRDEFFSGRVEDELEKVRICREAVGPDFDLILEVHRGMTMPEAVAFGREVAKYRPMVLEDPVTPDNIDTMAEVASRVHVPIATGERFINLKEFEMLLCRHAAQYIRPDVCAVGGITTSKKICAVAEAHDVLVIPHNPLGPVSTAACLQICASIPNLGIQELPEFCLNGAEDAMVKQPLRFENGCMLIPDAPGIGVELAEDAPERYPANERGSNEARRAFDGAVKDW
- a CDS encoding helix-turn-helix domain-containing protein, whose protein sequence is MLIENKWKILILRDLLPGTKRFGELKKSIGHVSQKVLTAQLRDMEAQGLVHRKVYAEVPPRVEYSLTETGHSLKPILDAMWNWGEAYQAKVKKG
- a CDS encoding GDSL-type esterase/lipase family protein; its protein translation is MKKRLTRIKALLIGCACAVTTAFSAVPALASVTAGMAPSETNQSGQGPSSPSPLSGGPTGVTGTVQNQPTLWIVGDSTAAAFQDDTYYSPRYGWGTQLGQYFNGINIQNLAVSGTSSKSYLDTVQYSHLLQNMKKGDYLIIGFGHNDERAELGRYTNPNGSVSIVGSFQNYLFDKYIQEARERGVTPILCTPIVRRDRGNNYTGESGHITSDVKNEEGNFSGGDYAKAIKKLGVGKSVPVLDLTARTRDVYERLGADGVKNRHAWTSEREVSIDNTHTNLYGAACNAWFIVDELLQTNCDLKNYVIANPQPPVYSDTSLNPNYAGRSFTAPTSLSSFWSPAGDWKGTVFGDVDGYEYLNNMYFQMQPNSDGSIQMAVGVNSSAIRNYPVGKIAPGSDGIAMYYQAVPADRNFTLTTDVTINSLNNTNLNSFGLMVRDDIYLDTVLNDTLGDYVAAGPLMSASDQPWNCFARKNGELIGGTTATKTYSAGETVHMEIRKSSDGYTCIFGDNPPVSAGFDFPLTALDSSNVYVGMFVARGADVTFRNINLIMQ
- the aroA gene encoding 3-phosphoshikimate 1-carboxyvinyltransferase; this translates as MKFSKCSALRGEITIPGDKSVSHRSVMFGSIAKGTTEIHHFLQGADCLSTISCFRSMGVEIENNGSAVLIHGNGLHGLKKPHSTLDCGNSGTTTRLISGILAAQDFTVTLTGDASIQKRPMKRIIDPLAQMGAQIRSLRGNGCAPLEITGSPLHGIHYQSPVASAQVKSAILLAGLYADGDTRVTEPYISRNHTELMLSRFGADVRTEGTTAIIRPASELYGQQIMIPGDISSAAFFIAAGLLIPGSEILIQGVGINPTRDGILHVCRDMGANITLLNPRSDGEPTADLLVRSSALHGTVISGPIIPTLIDELPMIAAMACFAEGDTIIRDAAELKVKESNRIEVMVRNLNAMGADVEETEDGMIIHGGKPLHGAVIDSKLDHRIAMTFAVTACLADGETEILGAECVNISYPEFYTDLERLKH
- a CDS encoding prephenate dehydrogenase; this translates as MKDSTFGFIGFGLIGGSIAKGIRRSCPDAKILAYMRTRSKLEQAHQDGIVDVILDGVGAELLECDIIFLCTPVEYNAQYLSSIRPYLKPGAILTDVGSTKTNIHQVVTDLGMEDVFIGGHPMAGSEKTGYENATDHLLENAYYIITPTAKTCEADTERMVAVAKLTGSIPIVLDYREHDRITAAISHLPHLIASSLVNLVKDCDNQEGLMKRLAAGGFKDITRIASSSPEVWEQICMTNTDNILQMLEAYISSLQQIYNDLQNRDSSAVHSLFDTSRAYRSSISDATRGSVTPDYSFTVDIVDEPGGISTLSCILSARGISICNIGINHNREHGEGALRITFYDEQAMNQAWEQLKKYNYELIKTQ